In Phaeobacter piscinae, one genomic interval encodes:
- the pgl gene encoding 6-phosphogluconolactonase, with protein MNIIEYADRDMLAIDVANQLAGDLKTHLLHHDSASFAVAGGTTPAPIFDDLCAADIDWVRVRLMATDERWVPADSARSNARMIRERLLVNRAASATFVPFHVPARAPEDVLAEVESQIEPDLPLSVVLLGMGEDMHTASLFPGVRGLSEALAPDAPVLAVMRPDSQPEPRVSLSARVLDAAIAKHLVIYGEAKREALETAKSLPPEEAPIQAVLSEMTVHWAP; from the coding sequence ATGAATATTATCGAATATGCAGATCGGGATATGCTGGCGATTGACGTGGCCAATCAACTGGCTGGTGATCTGAAAACCCATCTTTTGCACCATGACAGCGCGTCCTTTGCCGTCGCAGGCGGTACCACCCCAGCGCCGATTTTCGACGATCTGTGCGCCGCGGATATCGACTGGGTGCGGGTGCGCCTGATGGCGACGGATGAACGCTGGGTGCCCGCCGACAGCGCACGTTCCAATGCGCGCATGATCCGCGAGCGTCTGCTGGTCAATCGGGCGGCATCCGCGACCTTCGTGCCGTTTCATGTGCCTGCGCGGGCGCCAGAGGATGTGCTGGCTGAGGTCGAAAGCCAGATTGAGCCGGATCTGCCGCTTTCTGTTGTCCTGTTGGGGATGGGCGAAGACATGCACACGGCCTCTCTGTTTCCCGGCGTGCGCGGGCTGAGCGAGGCACTGGCGCCAGATGCGCCGGTGTTGGCGGTGATGCGGCCCGACAGCCAGCCGGAACCGCGTGTCAGCCTATCGGCGCGGGTGTTGGACGCGGCGATTGCCAAACATCTGGTGATTTACGGAGAGGCAAAGCGGGAGGCGCTTGAAACCGCCAAATCCTTGCCGCCGGAGGAGGCGCCAATTCAGGCAGTATTGTCAGAAATGACAGTGCATTGGGCGCCCTAG
- the gyrA gene encoding DNA gyrase subunit A: protein MNDTPETPENMDENKPERPQYDGPTVSIESEMRTSYLDYAMSVIVSRAIPDLRDGLKPVHRRILYAMHEVGNSHDKPYRKSARPVGDVMGKYHPHGDSAIYDALVRMAQDFSMSLPLLDGQGNFGSMDGDNPAAMRYTEVRMDKPAASILADIEKDTVDFQDNYDGKDREPTVLPARFPNMLVNGAGGIAVGMATNIPPHNLGEVIDATLALIEDPDLTSEQLIDFVPGPDFPTGGVMLGRSGARKAYLEGRGSVVIRAKTRVEEIRKDRYAIVVEEIPYQVNKAAMIEKIAEQVREKKIEGVSHVQDESDRNGVRVVVELKRDATAEVVLNQLYRFSPMQTHFGCNMLALNGGRPEQLTLRRFLTSFLDFREDVIARRTAYDLRKARERSHILCGLAVAVSNVDEVVATIRASADAAEARQKLMTRRWPAVDIAPYIRLIDDPTHTMNDDGTYNLSEIQARAILELRLQRLTQIGVKEVTDELEELAGKIKEYLEILSSRERILGIISDELREVRDNFAVPRRTQIVDWSGDMEDEDLIEREDMVVTITSGGYIKRTPLADFRAQKRGGKGLSGMQTKEEDVVTNLFVANTHTQLLFFTTDGMVYKLKTWRLPQGGRTSKGKAIVNILPIPPGVSIAAIMPVDVPDDEWENLQVVFATSGGDVRRNRLSDFTNVRRNGKIAMKLPEDGSVRLVNARICSEDDDVMLVTNSGRAIRFRSTDVRVFNSRESTGVRGIRLVSDGDEVVSMSVIRHFSAEPWERNAFIKRFRSEFGGEVAEDENGEETEGSLSEERYQEMLAANDLLVTINRSGVGNLTSAHDYRVSGRGGQGVGAMKGGAIVATFPVELEDQIMLATSKGQSIRCPVNGISFRSRSAGGVRVFNTAKGEEVVSVAWIAERDDEDAEVPTSEGASEAAEAT, encoded by the coding sequence GTGAACGATACGCCGGAAACTCCTGAAAACATGGACGAAAACAAACCTGAACGGCCCCAGTATGACGGCCCAACGGTGTCCATCGAATCCGAGATGCGCACATCGTATCTCGACTATGCGATGTCGGTTATTGTCAGCCGCGCCATTCCTGACCTGCGTGACGGGTTGAAACCGGTTCATCGCCGGATTCTCTACGCCATGCATGAGGTCGGCAATTCGCATGACAAACCCTACCGCAAATCGGCGCGCCCGGTTGGCGATGTCATGGGTAAATACCACCCCCATGGCGACTCCGCGATTTATGACGCCTTGGTGCGGATGGCGCAGGATTTCTCCATGTCACTGCCGCTTCTCGACGGTCAGGGCAACTTTGGGTCCATGGATGGCGATAACCCAGCCGCCATGCGCTATACCGAAGTGCGGATGGACAAACCCGCCGCCTCAATCCTGGCTGACATTGAAAAAGACACGGTCGATTTTCAGGACAACTACGATGGCAAGGACCGTGAACCGACGGTTCTGCCCGCGCGGTTCCCCAACATGCTGGTCAATGGCGCTGGTGGTATCGCGGTTGGTATGGCCACCAATATCCCGCCCCACAACCTGGGCGAAGTGATTGATGCCACGCTCGCGCTGATCGAAGACCCGGATCTGACCAGTGAACAGCTGATCGACTTTGTTCCCGGCCCGGACTTTCCGACCGGCGGCGTGATGCTGGGTCGGTCCGGCGCGCGCAAGGCCTATCTGGAAGGGCGCGGCAGCGTCGTCATTCGCGCCAAGACCCGCGTTGAGGAAATCCGCAAGGACCGCTACGCCATCGTGGTCGAGGAGATCCCGTATCAGGTCAACAAGGCGGCGATGATCGAAAAGATCGCCGAACAGGTGCGCGAGAAAAAGATCGAGGGTGTCAGCCACGTTCAGGATGAATCCGATCGCAACGGCGTGCGGGTTGTTGTCGAACTGAAACGCGATGCCACGGCTGAGGTGGTGCTGAACCAGCTCTATCGTTTCTCGCCCATGCAGACGCACTTTGGCTGCAACATGCTGGCTCTGAATGGTGGTCGCCCTGAACAGCTGACCCTGCGCCGGTTCCTGACGTCTTTCCTTGATTTCCGCGAAGACGTGATTGCGCGGCGCACCGCCTATGATCTGCGCAAGGCGCGGGAACGCAGCCATATTCTGTGCGGTTTGGCCGTCGCGGTTTCTAATGTAGACGAAGTGGTCGCAACCATCCGCGCCTCTGCGGATGCAGCCGAAGCGCGGCAGAAGCTGATGACCCGGCGCTGGCCTGCGGTCGACATCGCACCTTATATCCGTCTGATTGACGATCCGACCCACACCATGAATGACGACGGCACCTATAATCTCTCCGAGATTCAGGCCCGCGCCATTCTGGAACTGCGTTTGCAACGTCTCACCCAGATTGGTGTCAAAGAAGTCACGGATGAGCTGGAAGAACTGGCAGGCAAGATCAAGGAATACCTTGAGATCCTGTCCTCGCGTGAGCGTATTCTGGGCATCATCTCGGACGAGCTGCGCGAAGTACGTGATAATTTCGCCGTTCCCCGTCGCACCCAGATCGTCGACTGGTCCGGCGACATGGAAGACGAGGATTTGATCGAGCGCGAAGACATGGTCGTGACGATCACCAGCGGCGGCTATATCAAGCGGACCCCTCTGGCCGACTTCCGGGCGCAGAAGCGTGGCGGCAAAGGGCTGTCGGGTATGCAGACCAAGGAAGAGGATGTTGTCACCAACCTCTTTGTGGCCAATACCCATACCCAGCTGTTGTTCTTCACCACCGATGGCATGGTTTACAAGCTGAAGACCTGGCGCCTGCCGCAAGGTGGCCGCACGTCGAAGGGTAAGGCGATTGTCAACATTCTGCCGATCCCGCCGGGCGTCTCCATCGCGGCGATCATGCCGGTCGATGTGCCAGACGACGAATGGGAAAACCTACAGGTGGTCTTTGCCACCTCGGGCGGGGACGTGCGTCGCAACCGCCTGTCGGATTTCACCAATGTGCGCCGCAACGGCAAAATCGCGATGAAGCTGCCGGAGGATGGCTCGGTCAGGCTGGTTAACGCGCGCATCTGCTCCGAGGATGATGACGTGATGCTGGTGACCAATTCCGGGCGGGCAATCCGCTTCCGCTCCACCGACGTCCGCGTCTTCAACTCCCGTGAATCGACCGGGGTGCGTGGGATCCGACTGGTAAGCGATGGGGATGAGGTCGTCTCGATGTCGGTGATCCGCCACTTCAGCGCAGAACCCTGGGAGCGCAATGCCTTCATTAAACGGTTCCGCTCCGAGTTTGGCGGCGAGGTTGCCGAAGACGAAAATGGTGAAGAAACCGAAGGTTCACTCTCCGAGGAGCGCTATCAGGAAATGCTGGCGGCCAATGATCTCTTGGTGACCATCAACCGCTCTGGTGTGGGCAATCTGACCTCCGCACATGACTACCGTGTCAGCGGGCGTGGCGGACAGGGTGTTGGTGCCATGAAAGGCGGCGCCATCGTCGCGACCTTCCCGGTCGAGCTTGAGGATCAGATCATGCTGGCAACGTCCAAAGGCCAGTCGATCCGCTGTCCGGTCAACGGCATCTCGTTCCGTTCCCGCAGCGCCGGTGGTGTGCGCGTGTTCAACACGGCCAAGGGCGAAGAGGTCGTCTCGGTTGCCTGGATCGCGGAACGCGACGACGAAGATGCAGAGGTTCCCACGTCTGAGGGTGCCAGCGAAGCTGCTGAGGCAACCTGA
- a CDS encoding DUF6614 family protein, which yields MNLYHCSIDLHHEAKAIAFANAVDQWMSYLRERDVIQGWRLLRRKLNLASDNHRDFLLEIEFANMTQLDQAFRVLGEMDENVERLYANVNALIASADFGLYRPFPDPERAERMALI from the coding sequence ATGAACCTCTATCACTGCTCGATCGATTTGCATCACGAGGCGAAGGCGATTGCCTTTGCAAATGCCGTGGACCAATGGATGTCCTATCTGCGTGAACGGGATGTCATTCAGGGCTGGCGCCTGCTGCGCCGCAAACTGAACCTGGCCAGCGACAATCACCGGGATTTTCTGCTGGAAATCGAATTCGCGAATATGACCCAGCTGGATCAGGCGTTTCGGGTGCTGGGTGAAATGGACGAGAATGTCGAGCGGCTCTATGCCAATGTGAATGCGCTGATTGCCTCTGCTGACTTCGGCCTGTACCGACCCTTCCCTGATCCTGAACGCGCCGAGCGTATGGCGCTGATCTGA
- a CDS encoding ASKHA domain-containing protein, with translation MANDPAPEISTETATDPASHPLVVFTPSGKRGRFPIGTPVLTAARQLGVDLDSVCGGRGICSKCQITPSYGEFSKHGVTVADDALTEWNKVEQRYKDKRGLIDGRRLGCQAQVQGDVVIDVPPESQVHRQVVRKRAEARDITMNPSTRLYYVEVEEPDMHKPTGDMERLIEALDAQWDLKGVKTDLHILNVLQPALRKGGWNVTVAVHLGDENHPPKIMHIWPGFYEGSIYGLAVDLGSTTIAAHLCDLKTGEVVASSGIMNPQIRFGEDLMSRVSYSMMNKGGDREMTRAVREGMNALFTQIASEAEIDKALIVDAVFVCNPVMHHLFLGIDPFELGQAPFALATSNALALRAVELDLNIHPAARVYLLPCIAGHVGADAAAVALSEAPDKSEDLVLVVDVGTNAEILLGNKDKVLACSSPTGPAFEGAQISSGQRAAPGAIERVEINPETKEPRFRVIGSDIWSDEDGFAAAVATTGITGICGSGIIEAIAEMRLAGVLDASGLIGSAEQTGSARCIQDGRTNAYLLWDGSSEGGPTITVTNPDIRAIQMAKAALYSGARLLMDKFGIDTVDRVVLAGAFGAHISAKHAMVLGMIPDCPLDKVTSAGNAAGTGARIALLNTKARTEIEATVQRIEKIETAVESRFQEHFVNASAIPNSAEPFPILNSIVTLPEANFNTGGGDGNEDGGRRRRRRRG, from the coding sequence ATGGCAAACGATCCCGCCCCCGAGATCTCGACCGAGACCGCAACTGATCCCGCATCGCATCCGCTGGTGGTCTTTACACCGTCCGGCAAGCGTGGCCGGTTTCCGATTGGCACGCCAGTTCTGACAGCAGCCCGCCAGCTGGGAGTCGATCTGGATTCCGTCTGCGGCGGGCGGGGTATCTGTTCGAAATGTCAGATCACGCCATCTTATGGTGAATTCTCCAAACATGGCGTGACCGTCGCCGATGACGCCCTGACCGAATGGAACAAGGTCGAACAGCGCTACAAGGACAAACGCGGCCTGATCGACGGGCGGCGCCTGGGGTGTCAGGCCCAGGTACAGGGCGATGTGGTGATCGACGTGCCACCGGAAAGCCAGGTCCACCGTCAGGTCGTCCGCAAACGCGCCGAGGCGCGCGACATCACCATGAACCCCTCCACCCGCCTTTATTATGTCGAGGTGGAAGAACCCGACATGCACAAACCCACAGGCGATATGGAGCGGCTGATCGAGGCGCTGGATGCCCAGTGGGATCTGAAGGGTGTCAAAACCGATTTGCACATCCTGAACGTGCTGCAACCGGCCCTGCGCAAGGGCGGCTGGAACGTCACCGTCGCCGTGCATCTGGGCGATGAAAATCACCCGCCCAAGATCATGCACATCTGGCCGGGATTCTACGAGGGCTCGATCTATGGTCTGGCGGTTGACCTCGGCTCCACCACCATCGCCGCGCATCTGTGCGATCTGAAAACCGGTGAGGTCGTCGCCTCCTCCGGCATCATGAACCCGCAGATCCGCTTTGGCGAAGATCTGATGAGCCGGGTTTCCTATTCGATGATGAACAAGGGCGGCGACCGGGAAATGACCCGCGCGGTGCGAGAGGGGATGAACGCGCTGTTCACCCAGATCGCGTCTGAGGCGGAAATCGACAAGGCGCTGATCGTGGATGCGGTGTTCGTCTGCAACCCGGTGATGCACCACCTGTTCCTTGGCATTGATCCGTTTGAACTGGGTCAGGCCCCCTTTGCGCTGGCGACCTCCAATGCGCTGGCACTGCGCGCCGTTGAGCTGGACCTGAATATTCACCCGGCCGCCCGCGTCTACCTGCTGCCCTGCATTGCCGGCCATGTGGGGGCTGACGCCGCCGCGGTGGCACTGTCGGAAGCGCCCGACAAATCAGAAGATCTGGTGCTGGTCGTGGATGTGGGCACCAATGCGGAAATCCTGCTTGGCAACAAGGACAAGGTGCTGGCCTGTTCTTCCCCCACCGGCCCCGCGTTTGAGGGCGCGCAGATCTCCAGCGGTCAACGGGCGGCCCCCGGTGCCATCGAACGGGTTGAGATCAACCCGGAGACCAAGGAGCCGCGCTTCCGGGTGATCGGCTCCGACATCTGGTCGGATGAGGACGGTTTTGCCGCCGCAGTCGCCACCACCGGCATCACCGGCATCTGCGGCTCCGGCATTATCGAGGCGATTGCCGAGATGCGGCTTGCTGGCGTGCTGGATGCCTCCGGGCTGATTGGCTCAGCTGAACAGACCGGCAGTGCGCGTTGTATCCAGGACGGGCGCACCAATGCCTATCTGCTGTGGGACGGCTCGTCCGAGGGCGGCCCGACCATCACCGTGACCAACCCCGATATCCGCGCGATCCAGATGGCCAAGGCGGCGCTCTATTCCGGCGCACGTCTCCTGATGGACAAATTCGGCATCGATACCGTTGATCGGGTGGTGCTGGCGGGCGCCTTTGGTGCGCATATCTCTGCGAAACACGCGATGGTCCTTGGAATGATCCCGGATTGTCCGCTGGACAAGGTGACCAGCGCGGGCAATGCCGCAGGCACCGGTGCCCGTATTGCGCTGCTCAACACAAAGGCCCGCACCGAGATTGAGGCCACCGTCCAGCGGATCGAAAAGATCGAAACCGCCGTGGAGTCACGGTTCCAGGAGCATTTCGTCAATGCCTCTGCCATCCCGAACTCCGCCGAACCCTTCCCGATCCTGAACAGCATCGTCACCCTGCCGGAGGCGAATTTCAACACCGGAGGTGGCGACGGCAATGAAGACGGCGGACGCCGTCGTCGGCGGCGGCGCGGATAA
- a CDS encoding usg protein — protein sequence METRETELMLKGYGLTTAEMTYHMPDHTHVLNTFVWQEYDLAPDHPRLFEFIEFWNREIDGPLHSVRFTHRKMISPGEWRNVKGVLHMH from the coding sequence ATGGAGACACGCGAAACTGAATTGATGCTGAAGGGCTACGGTCTGACAACGGCTGAGATGACCTATCACATGCCGGATCACACCCATGTTCTGAACACTTTCGTCTGGCAGGAATATGATCTGGCGCCAGACCATCCGCGATTGTTTGAGTTCATCGAATTCTGGAACCGTGAGATTGACGGCCCGCTGCATTCGGTTCGATTTACCCATCGCAAAATGATCAGCCCCGGCGAGTGGCGCAACGTGAAGGGTGTGCTGCATATGCACTGA
- a CDS encoding acyl-CoA thioesterase, giving the protein MDLIFHTPLSPDAQRHHGLKSPQPLAMADRVRFSELDILHHVNNKAYLSWFETLRVAYYNRFFAPHFNGMPAPRNVLRNANVHYMKEMVLDEDYITTARVVSFRRTSYVMEQQIWSGDLRATMTGIMVLRTPDGQSGYPLPDSLRTALIERDGAVSEG; this is encoded by the coding sequence ATGGATCTGATCTTTCACACCCCGCTCAGCCCGGATGCCCAACGCCATCACGGTCTCAAAAGCCCGCAGCCGCTGGCAATGGCAGACCGGGTGCGGTTTTCCGAGCTGGATATTCTGCATCACGTAAACAACAAGGCCTATCTGAGCTGGTTCGAGACCCTGCGCGTGGCCTACTACAATCGGTTTTTCGCTCCCCATTTCAACGGGATGCCTGCCCCTCGCAATGTGCTGCGCAACGCAAATGTGCATTACATGAAAGAGATGGTGCTGGACGAGGACTATATCACCACGGCTCGCGTCGTGTCCTTCCGCCGGACCTCATATGTGATGGAGCAGCAGATCTGGTCTGGTGATCTGCGTGCAACGATGACCGGTATCATGGTTCTCCGCACACCAGATGGGCAATCGGGCTACCCGCTGCCAGACAGCCTCCGCACCGCCCTGATCGAGCGAGACGGCGCTGTTTCAGAGGGTTAA
- the zwf gene encoding glucose-6-phosphate dehydrogenase: MVSRVIPVQAFDLVIFGGTGDLARRKILPALFRRHCAGQLPQDARIVGAARRALGSDGYRDLIRDALQNELRGGEIAARGEELERFLARLEYLAIDAEARDGWAALKQMLGLPSSNRVRVFYFSVGPALFAPLAEQIWTHQLADDQTRIVVEKPFGHDLSSAKALNRTLAGHFDESQIYRIDHYLGKETVQNLMAIRFGNMLFEPLWNSQYVDHIQITVAESVGVDGRASYYDKSGAMRDMMQNHLMQLLCLIAMEPPAKFDPDAVRDEKLKVIRALEPVEPHHIVRGQYTSAEDGAGRDDDQSYRETVGDPRSTTESYVALKAHISNWRWAGTPFYLRTGKRLVARSSVINVFFKDAPHSIFGADAGRHANLLTIRLQPNEGITLKVTIKEPGPGGMRLIDVPLDMSFAQALGADIDGAPDAYERLITDVIRGNQTLFMRGDEVEAAWAWTDPIIAGWTSRGDVPKPYDSGSTGPGDADLLMRRDEREWRGINP; the protein is encoded by the coding sequence ATGGTTTCCCGAGTTATTCCGGTTCAGGCCTTCGATCTTGTGATATTTGGCGGCACGGGGGATCTGGCGCGGCGCAAAATCCTGCCTGCACTGTTCCGGCGCCATTGTGCGGGCCAATTGCCGCAGGATGCGCGGATTGTGGGCGCGGCGCGGAGGGCGCTCGGCAGCGATGGCTATCGCGATCTGATCCGCGATGCCTTGCAAAATGAGTTGAGAGGCGGGGAGATTGCTGCGCGCGGTGAGGAACTGGAGCGATTTCTGGCGCGGCTGGAGTATTTGGCGATTGATGCGGAGGCGCGCGATGGCTGGGCGGCGCTGAAACAAATGCTTGGTCTGCCAAGTTCGAATCGAGTGCGGGTGTTTTATTTTTCCGTCGGCCCGGCGCTGTTTGCGCCACTGGCGGAGCAGATCTGGACGCATCAGCTGGCGGATGACCAGACCCGGATTGTGGTTGAAAAACCCTTCGGCCATGACCTGAGTTCAGCAAAAGCGCTCAATCGCACTCTGGCAGGCCACTTCGATGAAAGTCAGATCTACAGGATTGATCACTATCTGGGCAAGGAAACGGTGCAGAACCTGATGGCGATCCGGTTTGGCAATATGCTGTTTGAGCCCCTCTGGAACAGTCAGTATGTGGATCATATTCAAATTACCGTCGCTGAATCGGTCGGTGTTGACGGTAGAGCGTCGTATTATGACAAGTCCGGTGCGATGCGGGACATGATGCAAAACCACCTGATGCAGCTGCTGTGCCTGATTGCCATGGAACCCCCGGCAAAATTCGATCCCGATGCCGTGCGCGACGAAAAGCTGAAGGTAATCCGGGCGCTGGAGCCGGTGGAACCCCACCATATTGTGCGCGGTCAATACACGTCGGCTGAGGACGGGGCAGGGCGCGACGACGACCAATCTTACCGCGAAACCGTGGGGGATCCGCGCTCCACCACCGAAAGCTATGTCGCGCTGAAGGCCCATATCAGCAATTGGCGATGGGCGGGCACGCCGTTTTATCTGCGCACGGGCAAGCGGCTGGTGGCGCGCTCCTCTGTGATCAATGTGTTCTTCAAGGACGCGCCCCATTCGATTTTTGGCGCCGATGCCGGACGCCACGCCAATCTGCTGACCATTCGTCTGCAACCGAATGAGGGCATCACCCTCAAGGTGACCATCAAGGAGCCTGGACCCGGCGGTATGCGGCTGATCGATGTGCCGCTGGATATGAGCTTTGCCCAGGCGCTGGGGGCGGATATCGACGGCGCGCCCGATGCTTATGAGCGGCTGATCACCGATGTGATCCGGGGCAATCAGACGCTGTTCATGCGCGGTGATGAGGTGGAAGCCGCCTGGGCCTGGACGGATCCCATCATTGCGGGCTGGACATCGCGCGGAGATGTGCCAAAACCCTATGATAGCGGTAGCACCGGACCGGGAGATGCGGATCTCCTGATGCGGCGCGATGAACGGGAATGGCGGGGGATCAACCCATGA
- a CDS encoding carboxypeptidase M32, with amino-acid sequence MSAFDDLMAYERDTQALGQIAGRLGWDQETMMPRGAAPQRGEEMAAIEAVLHARRSDPQVADWLARAEAPDEVGAAQLREIRRSHERAVKVPGDLAKRIARVTSEAQGKWAAARAAEDVAAFLPVLEEVVALKREEGQALAAGGDVYDAMIADYEHGTTAAEIAALFDAMRPRLVDLRARVLDKPAPKGVSGHFDADKQMALTTTLAETFGYQMRHGRVDKAVHPFCSGSGLDVRVTTRTSDDDPFNCFYSTIHEVGHAAYEQNIDQAYLLTPLGRGVSMGVHESQSRIYENQLGRSRAFTGWLFDQMVPQFGDFGIADADAFYAAVNAVHNGYIRTEADELQYNLHVMMRFDLERALMSGDLQVQDLEAAWNDRFAADFGYDVDKPSNGCLQDVHWSVGLFGYFPTYSLGNVYAGCLYQTLRQAVPDLDKQLAAGDTVAATSWLRDNLQTHGGLRSPVETITHAAGMAPSPEPLLSYLEEKFGALYGL; translated from the coding sequence ATGAGCGCATTTGACGACTTGATGGCCTATGAGCGGGACACCCAGGCGCTTGGCCAGATTGCGGGCCGATTGGGCTGGGATCAGGAGACCATGATGCCCCGCGGTGCCGCCCCCCAGCGGGGCGAAGAAATGGCCGCGATTGAGGCGGTTCTGCATGCCCGGCGCTCCGATCCGCAGGTCGCTGACTGGCTGGCACGGGCTGAGGCCCCGGATGAGGTGGGTGCGGCGCAGCTGCGCGAGATCCGTCGCAGTCATGAGCGTGCCGTCAAGGTGCCCGGCGATCTGGCGAAACGCATCGCCCGCGTCACCTCCGAGGCACAGGGAAAATGGGCCGCCGCTCGGGCGGCTGAGGACGTCGCAGCCTTCCTGCCGGTGCTGGAGGAAGTGGTCGCACTGAAACGCGAAGAGGGGCAGGCCTTGGCTGCCGGGGGCGATGTCTATGACGCGATGATCGCTGACTATGAACATGGCACCACCGCTGCCGAGATTGCAGCTCTGTTTGATGCCATGCGCCCGCGTCTGGTTGATCTGCGCGCGCGCGTTTTGGACAAACCCGCGCCGAAGGGCGTCAGCGGGCATTTCGATGCCGACAAGCAGATGGCGTTGACCACAACGCTGGCGGAGACTTTTGGCTACCAGATGCGCCATGGTCGGGTCGACAAGGCAGTGCATCCTTTCTGTTCCGGAAGCGGTCTGGATGTGCGCGTGACCACGCGGACCAGCGACGATGATCCCTTCAACTGTTTCTATTCCACCATTCACGAGGTCGGCCACGCTGCCTATGAGCAGAACATTGATCAGGCCTATCTGCTGACCCCACTGGGGCGCGGCGTATCTATGGGTGTGCATGAAAGCCAAAGCCGGATCTATGAGAACCAACTGGGCCGCAGCCGTGCCTTTACCGGCTGGTTGTTTGATCAAATGGTGCCGCAGTTCGGTGACTTTGGCATTGCAGATGCCGATGCGTTCTATGCGGCCGTGAACGCGGTTCACAACGGCTACATCCGGACTGAGGCCGATGAGTTGCAGTATAACCTGCATGTGATGATGCGCTTTGATCTGGAGCGCGCGCTGATGTCCGGTGATTTGCAGGTGCAGGATCTGGAGGCGGCCTGGAATGACCGTTTCGCCGCTGATTTCGGCTATGACGTTGATAAACCCTCCAATGGTTGCCTTCAGGACGTGCATTGGTCGGTGGGGCTGTTTGGCTATTTCCCGACCTATTCGCTGGGCAATGTCTATGCGGGTTGTCTCTATCAAACGCTGCGTCAGGCGGTGCCGGATCTGGATAAGCAACTGGCGGCGGGGGATACGGTCGCCGCAACCAGCTGGCTGCGCGATAATCTGCAAACCCATGGCGGGCTGCGCAGCCCGGTTGAGACCATCACCCATGCCGCAGGCATGGCGCCCAGCCCGGAGCCGCTGCTCAGCTATCTGGAAGAGAAGTTCGGCGCGCTTTACGGGCTGTAA
- the ctaA gene encoding heme A synthase, producing the protein MSKRSIFEEVSGNEPQERRQATPGGIDRTRRGARGAIRAWLAVLFALVVTMIVVGGLTRLTDSGLSITEWRPVTGAMPPLSEADWQAEFDKYKEIDQWRIENQWMQLADFKEIYWWEWGHRQLGRVIGLVWALGFLGFAVTRQIPVGWAGRLALPGLLGAVQGAIGWWMVASGVTQGEGMTSVASYRLATHLGLAFVILGFIAWYMFLLGREERDLMQARRAKETKLFGLSTGLLHFSFLQIILGALVAGIDAGRSYTDWPLMGGQILPPEPFMLQPLWTNFFENPGLVQFIHRISGYLLLAFGVVVWLRGRNSAHLRTRFAFNAVFAALLLQMVLGIVTVLYAAPWQIAILHQLMAVCLWVLILRARYLSGYPIATSIKDH; encoded by the coding sequence ATGAGCAAGCGCAGCATTTTCGAAGAGGTCTCTGGCAACGAGCCGCAAGAACGCCGACAGGCGACACCCGGCGGTATTGATCGCACCCGCCGCGGCGCAAGAGGCGCAATTCGGGCGTGGCTGGCAGTGCTGTTTGCGCTGGTGGTGACGATGATTGTTGTCGGCGGGTTGACCCGGCTGACCGACAGTGGGCTGTCGATCACCGAATGGCGGCCTGTGACCGGTGCCATGCCACCGCTGAGCGAGGCAGACTGGCAGGCGGAATTCGACAAATACAAAGAAATCGATCAGTGGCGCATTGAGAACCAATGGATGCAGCTGGCGGATTTCAAAGAAATCTATTGGTGGGAATGGGGCCATCGCCAGTTGGGCCGGGTGATTGGCCTGGTCTGGGCGCTGGGGTTCCTTGGCTTTGCGGTTACACGGCAGATCCCGGTTGGTTGGGCCGGACGGCTGGCACTGCCCGGCCTTCTGGGCGCTGTTCAGGGCGCGATCGGATGGTGGATGGTGGCCTCCGGTGTAACGCAGGGCGAGGGCATGACCTCGGTCGCGTCTTACCGCTTGGCGACGCATCTGGGGTTGGCCTTTGTCATTCTGGGCTTCATCGCTTGGTATATGTTCCTACTGGGGCGCGAAGAGCGCGATCTGATGCAGGCGCGCCGGGCCAAGGAGACCAAGCTGTTTGGTCTCTCTACCGGCCTGCTGCACTTCAGCTTTTTGCAGATCATCCTCGGTGCGCTTGTTGCGGGCATCGACGCGGGGCGGTCCTACACCGACTGGCCCTTGATGGGTGGGCAGATCCTGCCGCCTGAGCCGTTTATGCTGCAGCCGCTCTGGACCAATTTCTTTGAAAACCCGGGCCTTGTGCAGTTCATTCACCGGATCAGCGGTTATCTCCTGTTGGCCTTTGGCGTGGTGGTGTGGTTGCGCGGGCGTAACAGCGCCCACCTGCGCACGCGCTTTGCCTTTAACGCGGTCTTTGCCGCGCTGTTGTTGCAAATGGTCCTCGGTATTGTCACCGTGCTCTATGCGGCGCCCTGGCAGATCGCGATCCTGCATCAGCTGATGGCTGTCTGCCTCTGGGTCCTGATCCTCAGGGCGCGGTATCTGTCGGGTTATCCCATTGCAACTTCGATTAAGGATCACTGA